The Drosophila gunungcola strain Sukarami chromosome X unlocalized genomic scaffold, Dgunungcola_SK_2 000039F, whole genome shotgun sequence genomic sequence GACGATGGGCAGTCAGATCACGATACGGGCACGCTATCCTCGCATCACGGCACCTCGCAGATCACATTGGTCAGCGACGAGGCGGAGACCTTTATCCTGACCGCCTACGAGGAGGGCGTCTCGGATGACACTGTCTCGCcgcaccaccatcaccatcatcatggccaccaccaccaccagcagcagcagcagcagcatcaccaccaccaccagccgcaccaccatcaccaccatcatcatcagtcGCAGCACGATGGCAGCATCTCCAGCATTGAGCTCTCCCAGATTGCCCACGATGACGATGTGGTCGACGATgtggacgacgacgacgatgtcGTGGATCACGATGGCCAGGTGGACATTGTGAAGCATGAACTGGACGAGGACGGAGCCACCGGCGCCGAGGTGGACTACGAGGAGGTTTGCCTGTACGAAGAGGCCAGCGGTGCCCATGTGGATTGCGAAATGGGCGTGGGCGATGCCGTGGATGGCGGCAGCGATGTCACCCACGGCAAGGGCTTCCACTACATCGATGCGCATGACTTTTGCATATCGGACATTGAGCCGCAGACGGTTCGCTCCAGCCAGCATCAGTTTTCGAGCAGCAGCGGATCGGGCAATGCCTCGAACAGTGTCCTCGCCGGTGGCACTGTTGTGGCCGATGGCAAGCTCAAGAATCTCACGCTGGTCACCACCACGGCCACATCGGCGGCAGGAGGAGGCGGTGGGCCATCCAATCGGCACGATTCCTCGGTGTCCACACAGCAGATTTCCCTGGTGGATGTGACCGAGGCCACCAGTACCAGCGTGACGATTTCCAGCACACCGGCGATTTCGCTGAATGCCGCCACGGTGACCACCACACCGGCAGCGGCACTGTGCAACACCACATCCTTCACATCCACGCCGACGGCCACGATCCTTCAGCTGCCGTCCCTGAGTtgcggatccggatccggatccggccAGCCATTGGCCGTCAGTGCGGCGGCCAGCAGCTCCAACAATCTCGTCAAGGAGGACGAGCTGCTCCAGCAGCATCAAGTGGCCCAGGCGCTGGCCAAACGTGATGAGCTCGATCTGTTCTTCGACTTCCTCAAGAAGAAGATGCAGTGCTTCAGCAAGACGCAGATCACGCACATTCAGATGGAGTTCCTCAATTGCGTCAGTCGGCAGGAGGTGGCCGAGCAGGATGGCAAGGACTAGAGACACCCTTGCTACTCCTCTGATGCCCTTCCCCCctcccccacacacacacacacacacacacacacaatccCCCGATGCCCGAGTAGTTGCTTAGTTTTTTCCATGTATAGGATTAGGACCCGTACCGTTTACCAGTTTGCAAGTTCGCGGCTTCCGTGTTCTTCAGTTAGCTTTACCCTCACACCCACAATCCACAGCAAATCGCGtgtacacatatatatacatatacatatatatatatatatatatataacccAGCGTTATATAAACAATTGTAATTGAATATAAGTGTAAAATAAATCGATTCTCGAAAATGATATAAGATTTGGGGGATTACGACAAAAAAAGTGTACAATTTCGAATTCTTTAAGACGGCTAACTCGGTTGCAGTCATAAAATTAGCTCTAATTTTAGGATATTTATagtttacctttttttaaaatccaaaGTAAAAATCATATACGTTTAAAACCAGGAAAATTGGCATAATATAGAATAACAtaagaagttttaaaatgaaatagagtgtataaattacaaattgtttgcataattttaaacCACAAAACAATAAGGATAAGGTTgcttttaaacaattattagCTACTTTACAATATCAagaattatttgaaaataaataagtgatGAAACTACTTGTGGATATTACTTGACCTATATTCTTATGGAATTTCAGTAGGTCAGAGCTTATTTATGAATTGCAACTAAAGCTGATCTCCCTGCTCTGCATTAACAAGTCAATTTGCATATGTGATTTTTCGTTTTCGCTTTCCGCGTGGGATTTATTTGGCGCGGCAGTCGTCCGAGGTCCGATGGCGGATGAAACAAACTTAAACGCAACACTTAGGCTAGTTAGGCTGAAGGTTAGGCTCGTTAAATATACACATATTCTCACGAAGATTATGGAGATCACGCTACCGGCGCAGTGACCCCCGGTTGATCCGGCTCGCTCTGCAGCTGGGCAATGTGCTCCGAGTTGAAGTAGATGACGGTGATGGTGATGTCGTCGCGAAACTGACGCACCACATCGCTGGGCAGCGTCAAATAGTACGAGATCTTGGAGTGCTCGATCCCATAGTCGGTGGCGCCCAAAGCATGCCGGATGAGATGGGTGGCCGCGTTCTGGTCCACCGGCTTGCGGGTTAACCCAGCTCTGGAACAATAGCAATATCTTATTAGCGGGCTTTAGGATTGAGTTAATTGCCATACTGACTTGCGCTCGGCCAGCTGATCAGAGATCTGCTGCAGCGTTGTGTCGCCCTCGGGCAGGCGCATCGGTTCGAGGATCTTCTTGGAGTTGATGTGCTCCCCCACCAGACTGACCACCTCGCTGGGCGAAAGGAATTCCCACAGGCCGTCGCTGGCGATGACTAGAAACTTGTCGTTGGGCCCCAGTTCGTGCTGCTGCACATCGGGACGGGCGGTTAGGTACGGTGGCGTATAGTAGTTCGGCGCCATTGCCTGCTTGCCAAACATCGGCAGCACCTTTCGCTCCATTATGTCCAGGGACCACTTGTAGCGAAAGTCCCCGAAGGCACGCAACGGCGCCAGCGTGCTCAGCAGCCTGCCCATCCGGATGACCGTCTCGTGCTCCTCCTTGGGATGCTCGGCCAGGATGCGACCCACCTCCGCCATGTTGTCCGCATTGTGCTCGATGTTGAGCTTCTTTGGCTGCCACTGCTGCGTCTTCGGATCGAGCACGCCCAACACGGCGCCGCAGTCACCGGTGCTGGCCACGTGCAGCTGCAGTCCTTCGATGTGCACCAAACAGGCAACGGCTCCTGAAAgacaaatatatgtatttagagcaaaatttataaaataattattagcATGCTGATTATTAGTGGCCAATATagcttatttatattttattctatatacattttaaatgaatcaTCATGAACTATATAGAATTTGTAGATGAAGGAAGGCCAAACAAGCTTTACAATTTGATAGAATCCTATTGTTTACACTTTGTAAACATAAGTTTGTAAATCTATATATGTAGATGGTAAAGAATATAGAACAATACGGTAAACAATGAAAACGAtttcttatttgttttgtcTATTGGTTTTGGCTTTGCAAATGAACCGAGCCTATCGACCATTTGAACGGAATAGCTACTACATAAGATCCCAGTGCTGGTTTTAAACGTTGCATACGGAATATGAAAACCATTAACAAATGCTGCATCGTTTACAACCAGCTTAGCCATCTTATATGTAGGTAGTTAAGTGCAACACCCACCGGAAAGTGCGACGCTCATGGTGCGCACATCGCTGGTGGCCAACGCCTCCTGGGAAAGACCCTCGTCCAGCTGGAGAAATGCGTTCACCAGCTCGCTGGCGACATCCCGTTGCGGCGTCTTCGCCAACTGTTTGATGTACTTGTTGAAACTGGCCTCGTAGATCGGCTTGATCTCGCTGACGAAGTCCACATTGTCGTTGTGGCACTTGAGAAACGACTGGCTGTTGCAGCCCTGCTTCATCTGCTCCCGGAGCACCTGGCGAGGTAAGGTGGCCGCTGATACATAGCGAAGCAGACGCTTGGACACCACTTGGCCACAGGCGGCTCCGGCATGGCCGTCGAAAATGCCACAGATGAAGCCGTTGCGGTGCAGCAGACTGGCCTCCGTGCGGGAATCCTCACAGGGCGAATTGGATCCCAGCTGATTCGTTTCATAGCTCCGGATGACACCATCCACGGGGAAGTTGTAGACGAACTCGTTCTCCCTTAGAACTAGGTTTACCTGCGGGGTAAAGTTGGGATTAGCACAGTTAGAGAGgtattcaacaaattttatagGATATATTGGATATTACAGATCCCACGTCTTACATTGTATGGACTTATTTAAGGAATTAATTGCGTTATCTAAGATTCCAGATTTTACATTGTAAGGAAAGCGTTCTTTAAGTTAATGGTGCTATTTATAGGGTTTAACTGATCCCAGATCTTAGGTTAAGAGTTGCTATCTAAAAGTTTTTCACTGGTCACAGATCTTACTAAGCAGGAACTCAATTCTGGCAGTTAATGGGGGTTATTGACAGAGATGCTGTATAGGGTATATCCATAGGTAATTACCGATCCCAGATCTTACATCGTATGGGCTCAATTGGGGCAGTTGCGGCAGAAATCGCAGTGCATTCAGACTGAAATCCCGCACATTGGAGCGCACGTAGTTAGTGGCGTCGTTCAGCACGAACTTAAACATCTATATGGCAATTTCTATATGCTCTCGCCCCGCTGTTGCTATAATTAACGGTAATAATATTGGTTCCGTAACCGAATCgggggaggaggaggcggaggcggaggagatGGCGGAGAACGAGGTGGACTCCGTATACCGTAGCGGCTAAATTACGGTCTCCGGCTACCAGTTAAtgacaaaatgtttttgatttttgatgcTGCTTCCAAGAGTCCGGCgaattttttgtacatttgtGTGCTGTACGAAATACCGACAATTTCCACGGAAAACAAacgtaaaaagaaaatacaatgcgtacaaatatatatacaatcgAACAGCTGTCAGAGTGACAGTTGGGCGGCGTAGCCGGATCGGCGCAGGCGCTGCCATGACCCGGTAACCGTTTTCGAGCCAAATCTGGCTATTTAGCTTTAAAAGAAGTAGGTTTTTAACAGGTAAAATGTATGGACGAGAAAATGGAACTTTTATTGTGCAGCTTAAAGAACTTAGGTAGTAAAAACCATTTGTAACAGTATATTTAgaaaacaacataaaataatttacttcaATTACTTCATcgaattacatttttaaattggtttagtTTTTCTAATAGTCGAAAACCACACTTGTCGACCCATTGTACTCCGGATTACATTTgaaatcaataattttttaattaaaaagtatcaAGAAAGAATCTAGCTAATTTGCAAGTTGGCTATTTCGATTATTCAACTGCTTGTGTTATCGATAAATTTTTCTACTGTCCGGCAACGACGCCTTTATCACACACACGGGCGCACGCACACAAGCGCAGGTTTGCGCAttagaaaaaaacacaaaacaaaacaaaagtcagTGGCAGCTGAATATTcgaatatttataatttataattaatcgAAAAACACGCATCGCAAAGCCAGAAATCGAGCGGAATACACAAAGCTACGTTCTGCTGGAGTAAAGAAGGAAAAAATTAGCAGTAAAAGGCGAACCAGCGATTTGCGTCTCAATCTTTTGCGGAAGGGACGTTGAGATATAGCGGATTAACAGCCGTAAATTCACAAAAACACGTTCGAAATGGTGGAACCCATATTCGAGTACCAATTCCGACTGATTTTAATCGGCGACAGCACCGTGGGCAAAAGTTCGCTTTTAAAGTTCTTCACAGACGGCAAGTTCGCCGAGGTGCGTATTTCGTTCATTTTGACCACAGTGCGTATGCGTGTGCCCATTGTGCGATCTCCTTGTGATGCATTTAATGCGTTCATTACATAATTAAGTAATTGCAAACAGCAATAAACGGACAAAGGGAGTGGATTTTATTTTCGAGATGCTGTCTTAGTCacatgtatgtgtgtgtaagCTATGACTGTGTGTGCTCGCCTGATAATgcagccagcaacaacaacacgcAAGGCTGTAGAAAGGACCAGGGCTGCATAAAACTGGGCgggatatttaaaatttaaggagatatcaaaaacaaattttaaaaatgtaaattatatgGGTAAGGTGATATGTAAGGGGATTACAGAAGAGATTATCTGTAtccgttttaaaaaaaatattaagtacaTTTACGCAAAACTTTATATTTGTaagttttgcttttaaaaggAAGTGTAAcgattataaacaaatttctacAAACtatttagaatttattttatattgataATATTTGTGATTCATTTCTATGGTTTATTCACGTTATTGTACATTTGTAGCTATtccttttaactttttatttaatttaggaaattaaattaatattaggGTTTTGGGAAATAAATGGTAAATAAAAGTAACTAAATTTTCACACTTTTTCCAGCTGTCCGACCCCACAGTTGGCGTCGACTTCTTCGCCCGCCTCATCGAGATGAAGGATGGCACACAGATCAAGCTGCAGCTGTGGGACACGGCTGGTCAGGAGCGCTTCCGTTCGATCACCAAGTCCTACTACCGGAACTCGGTGGGCGTGCTGCTGGTCTACGACATATCAAATCACGCCAGCTTCGAACACATACCGCTGTGGATGATGGAGGCGCAGCGTCACATTGAGCCCCACCGTCCTGTTTTCGCGCTGGTCGGCTGCAAGCTGGACCTCATCAATGCCGGCGGCCATCGCGAGGTCACCACGGAGGAGGCGCAAAAGTTTGCCAAACAGCATGGACTGCATTTTGTGGAGACATCGGCTCGATCCGGCGCGAATGTGGAGGAGGCTTTTCGCATGGTCACCCAGGAGGTGTACGCCCGCATTCGATCCGGCGAATACAAGGCCGAGGACGGATGGGATGGCATCAAGTCCGGTTTCTCGCGACCCAACAGTCTGGACTTTAACCTCGTGGTGGCGGAGCCGGAAAAGTCATCCTGTTGTTGATTCCCCCCGACCTTCCCTCCCACACATTATTTTCAATACTGTTTAGTGTACATTGACTTGTATCGTGACCCCCAAAACCCCACTTTGTTGACTCTATTAATCTTGTTTAATGGCCTAGTTTAGCTGAAACACCAAAACAGTTACGTATATTTGTATGTAcaatgcgtttttttttctaattactTTTAGTTTCGCTCTTAAGTTAACGTTTAGTTAGGTGACTCACGGGAATTAGTGAAAATTGAGTTAGGCCCCCTCTTTccaaaatacttttattttgctcCCATTATTGCTTACAAGTCACACGAGAAATATAAAGCCTAGTTTCTGTGCTCCCAACTCATAAAACACATAACTCACCATACACAAATACGAACGGAAAAGCTATACATATACTTGAAATATAAACGTTTTTATTAATACGAATGGCATGGTATTTGTAAATCAAGGGCTACTTAACATTTTGGAAGCAggttcaaaatattttaaaagaaacaaataaatatttctcttGGCTAACGAGATATTGTCGTATCAAAATGTCAAACAAGATTTCCAAATGTCAGTTAAAGCAAGAAAAGGGATAACAGCATAATATATCAATCCAAACCAATTCGGTGAAAGTAATAATGTAGAATTTCTAGTTTTTTCAAGTACGTTCAGCAGTAACTTTCAAAAGTTGGTTTACAATTTGCACTgtgtaactttttaaattccgaataaaaacatttaaaatcgcGTTTGTCTGGCAACACCCGCAACCGCGGTATTAATTAGGTCATTTTAAGCGCTATCCATCTGGTCACGCAGTGATTTTTGCCGTAactcacaaaaaaaagcacGATTAGCGCGTGCAGCTTGAAATTACATAGATTACATCGGGTTTTTTGGAAATGGGCAACGTGGTAGCGGCTTCCTCCGGCGCCAGTGGCAGTGGCGCCTCAAATTTGGGCCTCGGCCTCCCGGAACCGGCTTCCCTGCCCGCCGATTCCGGCTCTCCGTCCGGATCCTCGTCGTCCTCCGCCGGAGGAACGTTCGCCGCCAAGGATGCGCCCCTGGAGAATCCCGGGACCGTCGAGGAGCTCCACAAAAAGTGCAAAGGTAGGTGGACTTCAGTCAGGAATTTGCGTACGGGAATGGCCAAAGAAATGGTAGACAACCCCGCACCTCTGATGACATAACCTACAACATGCGAGAGCGAGACGGGGCATTTGTAGGGGTATGGGGGAATTTGGGGGGcactttattatatattatgtattatCAGCGCATGTATTTCCTCGCTCCACTTCCAGATATCCAGGCCATCACCTTCGAGGGCGCCAAGATCATGCTGAACAAAGGGCTGAGCAACCACTTCCAGGTGTCGCACACCATCAACATGAGCAATGTGGTCCCCAGTGGCTATCGCTTCGGGGCGACCTACGTGGGCACCAAGCAATACAGCCCCACGGAGGCGTTCCCCGTGCTCCTGGGCGACATCGATCCATCGGGCAACCTCAACGCCAATGTCATCCACCAGTTCTCCGCGCGTCTGCGCTGCAAGTTCGCCTCGCAGGTGAGTTCTGGCGGGGATTGGGCCGCAGCAAGTAGGATACGGCATCAGGAGGTGCCAATGCAAGGATACCTTGGCCAACATTTGGCCCAAGCTTCACACAAAGTTATATTCCTTAGTGATTTCTTGGCATCCAAAGAACATAGTTAGTTAATCTTGGGAACATAAAGGAGGCGATAGGATTAAGAGATACTTCGTTAAAGGACAACGTAGCCCAGGACATTCTGCAGCTACAAGCTAACGACATTTGGCAGAAAATCTCAAGGAAgtcttaaatttcaaaaatacttGAGTAATTTCATGTGACTATCGAGTACCAAATAACTATTGTGATATCTAAAGAATATACTTGGATACTTTGACAGCCCAAGATCAGAAGATAGGGTCACAACGGAAATATACCCCATTAAAGCTTGAGCCCATAACTTCACCACATTTGGCAGCGACTTGCGAAGAAGTTTTAGAATTCTGTAATGATTATTATTGAGCACTTTGCCACATTAAACAGAAATTTCCAAAGAAGTCTAAACATTAGGTTTGATTATGTTTTAATCTTTTTAGAAAAAGAGTGGAACATAACCCATGGCAGCCACGGATTGGAGCATGTCCCTTTTGGCCGAAACTTTTATTAAAGCAACACGCGAACTTCTTAATGTTCATGGGACATTGCTTGTGATAATTCATATACCTAATTGGCATGAtgatttgcataaaataattgtaaagcTGTTTAGATTTCTAAGGAATCTTGTGCTGAATGTGTTCAGCCAACTTTATTGACGAGTGGAATATAATATCAAAACGATTGGTATATTCCAGTTGTGCAGTTAGATggattttaaaagtattagtAATGATCCATGTTTTGCCAACTCACAGGCTATTtcattattcatttatttgtttattgttgttcGCCAAACGGATATTTACACGATCCCTATCTGGCTAATATATATCTAATTAATTCTAAGTCCTAACAAGAATTCAGAAATGTTAGGCTTCAAGGCAGTATATAGGGCGTTTAAAATAGactgttatatattttactgtGTTCTAATGACCTATGTTTTGTTCAACCACAGATCCAGGACTCAAAGATGGTGGCCACGCAGCTGACGACCGACTATCGCGGCAGTGATTACACCGCCTCGCTGACGGTGGCCAACCCCAGCATATTCACCAACTCCGGCGTGGTCGTTGGCCAGTATCTGCAGTCAGTCACTCCAGCCCTCGCCCTGGGCGCCGAACTGGCCTACCAGTTCGGTCCGAATGTCCCCGGCCGTCAGATAGCCATTGTGTCCGCCGTGGGCCGCTACGCGGTCGGCAACTCGGTGTGGTCGGGTACCCTGGGCCAGAGCGGCCTGCACGTGTGCTACTACCAGAAGGCCAGCGACCAGCTGCAGATCGGTGTCGAGGTGGAGACCAGCCTGCGCATGCAGGAGTCGGTGGCCACGCTGGCCTACCAGATCGATCTGCCCAAGGCGGATCTGGTCTTCAGAGGTGAGAGCATATGCGGTTGATCAATGGCCAAGGTGTCACATTCGGCAATCTTGTGCAcgaactttgttgtttttagttcAAAGACGACATAGTTCTTGATTAAAGTAGTTTAAAGTTGCAGATAATTGTATAGATTTCTGCAATAATATGTCAAATTTAATGCTTctatatttctttctttgactattttacttaaatctcttatttttattgtttgtcaATGTTTCTAATATAAAGCATTTATAAagattgtttataaaaatagttaatttataaatttccaCAATTATATGTCACAAAGAATgctctttaatattttctctGAGTATACCATAAGTTTTAATGTTTCGTTCTCATTCCATATTGTCTTACTTAGTTTTcgtcttttatttgtttatttatttatttgttttaaaaataatagttttattaaatttgtatgatCTTAACATACATaggtttcattttaaaatctttctCTTATAATTAGCAAAATAGtgtttctatatatttttatgattttaattcaGAACTTAGTCATATTCTAAAGGCTTAGATAGCTTAGTTTAAAGTTCAAACAATTTAGCTAAAAGCAAAAGtagtaagaaaaaaaaggaatttattaAGAACGGATTAGGTTAAAAGAAGCCGAATGAGATCCTTGGCTATGTTAAATCCCTAAGCCTGTTACTCAATTGTTTCTTCCATTTCAGGCGGAATCGATTCCAACTGGCACATCTCCGGAGTTTTGGAGAAGCGTCTGTCCCCATTGCCATTCACGCTAGCCCTGAGCGGACGCATGAACCACGTGAAGAATAACTTCAGACTCGGCTGCGGGCTGATGATCGGTTAGAACGGATCAAGCCGGATCGAGCAGCCAAATCCCTACTTCAGCCTCAGAccccaagcacacacacacacacacatccatTGTAACTTTTTCACATCATCCgctaacaacaacaacaaaaacaacaacaacaacaacaaagagatATATAAATCTGCTAACAAACGTTTTTTATGATGATCTGCCGTTTGTGTGCATGAAATGCGGCCAGCAGGGATCTGGGATCCTATGGAATGGCTTTTATTCTTTGATCTAATGTGTTACCAGTGTGCCACTGTTCGTCGTCCGTTGTCCGTCGCCTGATTTTCCCCACTGACAGAGTCATTAACGCGGAGTTCAAAATACAAGAGAGAAAAATATTCCACAATTATTATACATTATTTCTTCACTcgacacacaaaacaaaaaacatacacACATCCAAAACTACATGAGCAAACTGTCACTGTACATTTTAAGTTGCTTCCTAAACGTACGCATTTATTTAGAACAACCAGCTATTTCCTccacacaacacacaaaacaattaaataaatagaacAACAAGCAGAGACAACAAGTAATAAATGCGTATAAAATGTATGTTACAAGCTATCAAATTGGTAACAAACTGctttaagtttat encodes the following:
- the LOC128260828 gene encoding lateral signaling target protein 2 homolog; translated protein: MSSSTSERKRYHKDNAPTDDILTLINLVRQNPALYNYKLQPNQRRRSDVLNGWQEVAQQIGNKYTVQEVRRKWKNLRDTFHQYRLRTPKYIEGRLSKWRYAKELDFLSTVYQPKLKSHRNTQSGYEASGGGAGAGGGGGVGGGNSTSLPIGSMLHLKQHVDDDDDEMVDDDGQSDHDTGTLSSHHGTSQITLVSDEAETFILTAYEEGVSDDTVSPHHHHHHHGHHHHQQQQQQHHHHHQPHHHHHHHHQSQHDGSISSIELSQIAHDDDVVDDVDDDDDVVDHDGQVDIVKHELDEDGATGAEVDYEEVCLYEEASGAHVDCEMGVGDAVDGGSDVTHGKGFHYIDAHDFCISDIEPQTVRSSQHQFSSSSGSGNASNSVLAGGTVVADGKLKNLTLVTTTATSAAGGGGGPSNRHDSSVSTQQISLVDVTEATSTSVTISSTPAISLNAATVTTTPAAALCNTTSFTSTPTATILQLPSLSCGSGSGSGQPLAVSAAASSSNNLVKEDELLQQHQVAQALAKRDELDLFFDFLKKKMQCFSKTQITHIQMEFLNCVSRQEVAEQDGKD
- the LOC128260831 gene encoding ras-related protein Rab-39B → MVEPIFEYQFRLILIGDSTVGKSSLLKFFTDGKFAELSDPTVGVDFFARLIEMKDGTQIKLQLWDTAGQERFRSITKSYYRNSVGVLLVYDISNHASFEHIPLWMMEAQRHIEPHRPVFALVGCKLDLINAGGHREVTTEEAQKFAKQHGLHFVETSARSGANVEEAFRMVTQEVYARIRSGEYKAEDGWDGIKSGFSRPNSLDFNLVVAEPEKSSCC
- the LOC128260830 gene encoding mitochondrial import receptor subunit TOM40 homolog 1, with the protein product MGNVVAASSGASGSGASNLGLGLPEPASLPADSGSPSGSSSSSAGGTFAAKDAPLENPGTVEELHKKCKDIQAITFEGAKIMLNKGLSNHFQVSHTINMSNVVPSGYRFGATYVGTKQYSPTEAFPVLLGDIDPSGNLNANVIHQFSARLRCKFASQIQDSKMVATQLTTDYRGSDYTASLTVANPSIFTNSGVVVGQYLQSVTPALALGAELAYQFGPNVPGRQIAIVSAVGRYAVGNSVWSGTLGQSGLHVCYYQKASDQLQIGVEVETSLRMQESVATLAYQIDLPKADLVFRGGIDSNWHISGVLEKRLSPLPFTLALSGRMNHVKNNFRLGCGLMIG
- the LOC128260829 gene encoding pyruvate dehydrogenase [acetyl-transferring]-phosphatase 1, mitochondrial; protein product: MFKFVLNDATNYVRSNVRDFSLNALRFLPQLPQLSPYDVNLVLRENEFVYNFPVDGVIRSYETNQLGSNSPCEDSRTEASLLHRNGFICGIFDGHAGAACGQVVSKRLLRYVSAATLPRQVLREQMKQGCNSQSFLKCHNDNVDFVSEIKPIYEASFNKYIKQLAKTPQRDVASELVNAFLQLDEGLSQEALATSDVRTMSVALSGAVACLVHIEGLQLHVASTGDCGAVLGVLDPKTQQWQPKKLNIEHNADNMAEVGRILAEHPKEEHETVIRMGRLLSTLAPLRAFGDFRYKWSLDIMERKVLPMFGKQAMAPNYYTPPYLTARPDVQQHELGPNDKFLVIASDGLWEFLSPSEVVSLVGEHINSKKILEPMRLPEGDTTLQQISDQLAERKAGLTRKPVDQNAATHLIRHALGATDYGIEHSKISYYLTLPSDVVRQFRDDITITVIYFNSEHIAQLQSEPDQPGVTAPVA